In the genome of Leptospiraceae bacterium, one region contains:
- a CDS encoding polyphenol oxidase family protein translates to MIPELHYKNHKVEAFVFGKSLQNYITEKDPRKQVYQQKEFLSEYFQLPKERIFILEQVHGFDCIHITEYDLIQNKNTYYQKADGMITSLENTLLCIRTADCMPVMFHSHPKKEICFVGILHIGWRGIVRGLLLNGIKMMHHYIEKIKYEYKVIKKQSYDSIIGNPITIFPGPYIPGSIYEVDEDVAYQFPIRRKKNDHKYLLDLWENSVFVLKNLKESRNIEIIDPFDYINSNQEEIFEKFYSHRRGDTFRNLNVIYIKE, encoded by the coding sequence ATGATTCCTGAACTACATTATAAAAATCATAAAGTTGAAGCGTTTGTTTTTGGAAAGTCCCTGCAAAACTACATCACCGAAAAAGATCCAAGAAAACAAGTTTACCAACAAAAAGAGTTTCTATCAGAATATTTTCAGCTACCTAAAGAAAGGATTTTTATTTTAGAGCAGGTCCATGGTTTCGATTGTATTCATATAACTGAGTATGATTTGATACAAAACAAAAACACATATTATCAAAAAGCCGATGGGATGATTACATCCCTGGAAAACACACTACTTTGTATTCGAACGGCTGATTGCATGCCAGTGATGTTTCATTCTCATCCGAAAAAAGAAATATGCTTTGTAGGGATTTTGCATATTGGTTGGAGAGGTATTGTCCGAGGTCTCCTGCTAAATGGAATAAAAATGATGCATCATTATATTGAAAAAATAAAGTATGAGTATAAAGTAATAAAGAAACAAAGCTATGATTCCATCATAGGCAATCCGATAACTATCTTCCCTGGTCCATACATTCCAGGAAGCATTTATGAAGTCGATGAAGATGTAGCATATCAATTTCCCATACGTAGAAAAAAAAATGATCATAAATACTTATTGGATCTATGGGAGAATAGTGTTTTTGTGTTGAAAAATCTCAAAGAAAGTAGGAACATTGAAATAATAGATCCATTTGACTATATAAATAGCAATCAAGAAGAAATATTCGAAAAGTTCTATTCACATCGTAGAGGGGATACTTTTAGAAATTTAAATGTAATTTACATAAAGGAATAA
- a CDS encoding ClpXP protease specificity-enhancing factor SspB — MDRTFTEEDLQYNRSLKKAIFEVLLEKTETFYLHCMMHSRLSTGDRKFTEKEIKEGIIFVLGPYSYRKLSWDEKGISCEMNFGKWETVYIPYECIFRIFDKGGHFLMQFVTMDIDDDVFNDEEKESTNVIPLDFSKNKKKEKKEES; from the coding sequence ATGGATAGGACTTTTACTGAAGAAGATTTACAATATAATCGTAGTTTGAAAAAAGCAATCTTCGAAGTATTATTAGAAAAAACAGAAACTTTCTACTTACATTGTATGATGCATTCACGCTTAAGCACAGGCGATAGAAAATTCACAGAAAAAGAAATCAAAGAGGGCATCATCTTTGTTTTAGGACCTTATAGTTATAGAAAATTATCATGGGATGAAAAAGGAATTTCTTGTGAAATGAATTTCGGTAAGTGGGAAACTGTGTATATACCTTATGAATGTATTTTTCGGATTTTCGATAAAGGAGGTCATTTCCTCATGCAATTTGTAACTATGGATATCGATGATGATGTTTTTAACGATGAAGAAAAAGAATCAACGAACGTAATCCCCTTAGATTTTTCGAAAAATAAGAAAAAAGAAAAAAAAGAAGAGTCATAA
- a CDS encoding HDOD domain-containing protein has protein sequence MEDIKIQEFFNFFWEKKKIRYYFKSNHDNIIHYLHAIFHRILAELDLSFLTETIYVIAVELISNFQKAVAKRIFFAEQQLDINNYHDYVSNIGKFKSLVLDQWDKYPIDLEKSAYRIYFDLILSNEYFIFYIENNVKVTIFEKERIEKRLLVDETQYIDFYNDLDFSEGGGLGLFLIKSLIVNSGIGLKNFKIEFRQDSTIGILRVPLKLNKPSIETYLRKLILNKVDTLPSYPDHLQELIKKCDDGEVAFDYIVNKIIRDPGLTSQIIRLASSAGYITRNKNPDLKLSISLIGLRQLKHLLMIYATKNVFSKIIEKKQLEEIWFESNRIAYFSQRLQKLPELKEINFIIGILNLIGKLVIYSLDNKEIQRIRVLSKNRATYSDLMLEELEIGITYPEVGAVLAELWKFPDNVIYGIRYQMKPLQISEDKIPIVYPVYLAKCMNEILCNRLSYDFIEYRVLKYFDLWDRKDEFLKLCETYDQEFRSIYVL, from the coding sequence GTGGAAGATATAAAAATACAGGAGTTTTTTAATTTTTTTTGGGAAAAGAAAAAAATTCGCTATTATTTTAAATCCAATCATGACAATATAATCCATTATTTGCATGCAATTTTCCATCGCATATTGGCAGAGTTGGATTTATCGTTTCTTACTGAAACAATTTATGTTATAGCTGTTGAATTAATATCGAATTTTCAAAAAGCAGTAGCGAAAAGAATTTTTTTTGCCGAACAGCAATTGGACATCAACAATTACCATGATTATGTTTCGAACATAGGTAAATTTAAATCTTTAGTTTTAGATCAATGGGATAAATATCCTATCGATTTAGAAAAATCAGCATATCGAATTTACTTTGATCTTATACTATCGAATGAATACTTTATCTTTTATATCGAAAACAATGTAAAGGTAACAATCTTCGAGAAAGAGAGAATAGAAAAACGTTTATTAGTTGATGAAACACAATATATTGATTTTTATAATGACTTAGACTTCAGTGAGGGAGGAGGATTGGGATTATTCCTCATAAAATCATTGATAGTAAATTCTGGAATTGGACTCAAAAACTTTAAGATCGAATTTCGTCAAGATTCAACAATAGGTATTTTGAGGGTTCCTTTAAAATTAAATAAACCATCAATTGAAACTTATTTAAGAAAGCTAATTCTAAATAAAGTAGATACATTACCTTCATATCCAGATCATCTACAAGAACTGATTAAAAAGTGTGATGATGGAGAAGTAGCTTTTGATTACATCGTGAATAAGATCATTCGAGATCCGGGATTAACTTCACAAATCATCCGATTAGCTTCCTCAGCGGGTTATATCACAAGAAACAAAAATCCTGATTTAAAGTTATCAATCAGTTTAATTGGACTAAGACAATTAAAACATCTATTGATGATTTACGCAACAAAGAATGTTTTTAGTAAGATTATAGAAAAAAAGCAATTAGAAGAAATCTGGTTTGAAAGTAATCGCATTGCTTATTTTTCTCAAAGGCTTCAAAAACTTCCAGAACTCAAAGAAATCAATTTCATTATAGGAATACTGAACCTAATCGGGAAATTGGTAATTTACAGTTTAGACAATAAAGAAATCCAAAGGATCCGTGTTTTGTCAAAGAACAGAGCTACATATTCTGATTTGATGTTGGAAGAATTAGAAATTGGAATCACCTATCCAGAGGTAGGAGCTGTTTTGGCAGAATTATGGAAGTTCCCAGATAACGTAATCTATGGTATACGATACCAAATGAAGCCATTACAAATCAGCGAAGACAAAATACCTATTGTGTATCCAGTCTACTTGGCAAAATGTATGAATGAAATATTATGCAATCGATTATCTTATGATTTTATAGAATATCGTGTGTTGAAATATTTTGATTTGTGGGATCGTAAAGATGAATTCCTTAAACTATGTGAAACTTATGATCAGGAATTTCGTTCAATATATGTTTTGTGA
- the lpxI gene encoding UDP-2,3-diacylglucosamine diphosphatase LpxI (LpxI, functionally equivalent to LpxH, replaces it in LPS biosynthesis in a minority of bacteria.) codes for MANGKLGIFAGKGELPWIAVRNAIKMGEHPIVFLLTDEAPPAEFESISYRVNLTKFYSSVLKSLKRFQVKRLVSLGKIPKTIIYESKDFDLRTLILLAKMRNKNDYTIFQYLNRELEKHGIEVLPQTLYLKDCFLEEGRYGKKLSRKQVEDVVFGMYYAIEINRLDIGQCVVVGDKVVWAVEGPEGTDECIRRAGSLYKKGAVVCKVGKRNHDPRFDIPVIGTSTLQVMKETNSKVLAIETNGTIVVRREEFLKKAKEFGITILSLKGNLMDANYVRSINRRAVSL; via the coding sequence ATGGCTAATGGCAAGTTGGGGATATTCGCTGGCAAAGGGGAACTCCCGTGGATAGCTGTTAGAAATGCCATCAAGATGGGAGAGCACCCGATTGTGTTTTTACTCACAGATGAAGCTCCGCCAGCGGAATTCGAATCCATCAGTTATCGTGTAAATTTGACAAAGTTTTATTCTTCTGTGTTAAAAAGTTTAAAGCGCTTTCAAGTTAAGCGTCTTGTCTCGTTGGGAAAAATCCCAAAAACCATCATCTACGAAAGTAAGGATTTTGATCTTCGGACCTTGATCTTGCTTGCTAAAATGCGAAATAAAAATGACTACACCATCTTTCAGTATTTAAACCGTGAATTAGAAAAACACGGGATTGAAGTTCTGCCTCAAACTTTATATCTAAAAGATTGCTTTTTAGAAGAGGGAAGGTACGGAAAGAAACTTTCCCGAAAGCAAGTCGAAGATGTAGTCTTTGGAATGTATTATGCCATTGAAATCAATCGATTGGACATAGGACAATGTGTTGTTGTGGGGGATAAAGTGGTTTGGGCGGTTGAAGGTCCAGAAGGAACCGATGAATGCATACGAAGAGCTGGCAGTTTATACAAAAAAGGCGCAGTAGTATGTAAAGTGGGGAAGCGTAATCACGACCCACGCTTTGACATTCCTGTGATTGGAACATCAACACTACAAGTAATGAAGGAAACCAATAGTAAAGTTTTAGCTATTGAGACCAATGGAACCATTGTAGTTCGTCGAGAAGAGTTTCTCAAAAAAGCAAAAGAGTTTGGAATCACTATTTTGAGTCTGAAAGGAAATTTGATGGATGCAAATTATGTAAGATCCATCAATCGTAGAGCAGTTTCTTTATGA
- the lpxB gene encoding lipid-A-disaccharide synthase, whose product MKKSTKIKDKKILIITGEHSGELLALDIVKELKQVGDFQFWGTGGDLLQKEGVRLIEHIKNMAVIGIIEAIKAYRFLKNLLSRILDIIREQQIQYVILVDYPGFNLRLAKAIKKTLPEVFIFYFVSPQIWAWNYKRIKIIKETIQKIYVLFSFEEEIYKREGINVLWVGHPLKFRIPQALRKQKPIKIIDKPVIGFLPGSRLSEVRGLLIPMLKSALLLKERYPQATFLLSSVESKGLIYDYIQEQLKDFKELKILVVPEASLRIMKESDVLVIASGTATLEAAYFHKPMVICYKIHWLNYLIFSFLVKTKYIGLPNLLAKEEVALELLQNEASPENIYSEVVKILENESYRKKIVNLLKQIQFVPKNQQPAKIFSEDILQFLQ is encoded by the coding sequence ATGAAAAAAAGCACTAAAATAAAAGACAAAAAAATCTTAATCATAACAGGGGAACACTCTGGAGAATTATTAGCATTGGACATCGTAAAAGAGCTCAAACAAGTAGGAGATTTTCAGTTTTGGGGAACAGGTGGAGATTTGCTCCAAAAAGAAGGGGTTAGATTGATAGAACACATCAAAAACATGGCTGTAATTGGCATCATCGAAGCTATAAAAGCCTATCGATTTTTAAAAAACCTATTGAGTCGTATTCTTGATATTATACGAGAGCAACAAATTCAATATGTGATCTTGGTTGATTACCCTGGCTTTAATCTTCGCTTAGCCAAAGCAATCAAGAAAACCCTACCTGAGGTATTCATCTTTTATTTCGTTAGCCCTCAAATTTGGGCTTGGAATTACAAACGAATCAAAATCATCAAAGAGACCATTCAAAAAATATATGTTTTATTTTCGTTCGAAGAAGAGATATATAAGAGAGAAGGTATCAACGTCCTTTGGGTAGGACATCCTTTGAAGTTCCGAATCCCACAAGCATTGAGAAAACAAAAACCAATAAAAATCATAGATAAACCAGTGATTGGCTTTTTACCCGGCAGTCGCTTGTCAGAAGTCAGGGGCTTACTTATTCCGATGTTGAAAAGTGCGCTTTTACTGAAGGAACGATATCCCCAGGCTACTTTTTTGTTGTCTTCTGTTGAAAGTAAAGGCTTGATTTATGATTATATCCAAGAACAATTAAAGGACTTCAAAGAACTCAAGATTTTAGTAGTTCCCGAAGCTTCACTACGAATCATGAAAGAATCTGATGTTCTTGTGATAGCTTCTGGCACAGCCACCTTAGAAGCAGCTTATTTTCATAAACCAATGGTGATTTGTTATAAAATACACTGGTTGAATTACTTGATCTTTTCGTTTTTAGTAAAAACAAAATACATTGGACTACCTAATCTTTTAGCAAAAGAAGAAGTCGCATTGGAGTTATTACAAAATGAAGCTTCGCCAGAAAACATTTATAGTGAAGTGGTGAAAATTTTAGAAAATGAAAGTTATAGAAAAAAAATTGTAAATTTACTAAAACAAATCCAATTTGTTCCCAAGAATCAACAACCTGCAAAAATATTCTCGGAAGACATACTTCAATTCCTTCAATAA
- a CDS encoding AAA family ATPase produces the protein MEKVILQGVEIELTPPEQLDVKWVGNTFVKEQLKAAWMKVHPEDMPLNPRLIGKPGVGKTTLACAVAIELKKPFWIFQATMDTRPEDLIITPVISAEGKIKYVASGIVSAMIKGGIAILDEGNRMGEKSWASLAPLLDHRRYVESIIVGIKIKAHDEFRFVTTMNEDASTFEIPEYIQSRLQPSIYIDFADADEEKEILRANIPFAPPEIITYVVNFLQRAHFEDEPYSIRDGINITRMALKLAVQKRYWEPENRKQKLTDKQIKEILHIAVQNILGDEALRYIEI, from the coding sequence ATGGAAAAGGTTATTCTACAAGGAGTTGAAATTGAACTAACTCCTCCCGAACAACTCGACGTTAAGTGGGTAGGAAATACTTTCGTAAAAGAACAACTAAAAGCGGCGTGGATGAAGGTTCACCCAGAAGATATGCCGTTAAACCCCCGGCTTATCGGAAAACCTGGTGTGGGAAAAACCACATTAGCTTGTGCTGTTGCCATAGAACTCAAAAAGCCCTTTTGGATATTCCAAGCAACTATGGATACTCGTCCTGAGGATTTAATCATTACTCCTGTGATTTCAGCTGAAGGAAAAATCAAATACGTAGCCTCAGGAATTGTATCAGCCATGATTAAAGGGGGTATTGCCATTTTGGATGAAGGAAACCGAATGGGAGAAAAATCATGGGCATCCCTTGCTCCTTTGTTGGATCATAGAAGGTATGTTGAGTCCATCATAGTGGGAATCAAAATCAAAGCTCATGATGAGTTTCGTTTTGTAACAACCATGAACGAAGATGCATCCACATTTGAGATTCCTGAGTACATCCAAAGTAGACTTCAACCTTCGATTTATATTGATTTTGCTGATGCTGATGAAGAAAAAGAAATCCTTCGAGCCAATATTCCGTTTGCTCCACCTGAGATCATTACATACGTGGTGAATTTCTTACAAAGAGCTCATTTCGAAGATGAACCCTACTCCATACGTGATGGTATCAACATCACTCGGATGGCACTAAAATTAGCCGTTCAAAAGCGATACTGGGAACCCGAAAATAGAAAACAAAAACTAACAGATAAACAGATCAAAGAAATCCTTCACATAGCAGTGCAGAATATCTTAGGTGATGAAGCTTTAAGGTATATTGAGATATGA
- the argF gene encoding ornithine carbamoyltransferase, producing MRHLLNLMDLDRDSFFKILHRGIEHKKNRFLNPHALKGKSIGLLFEKVSTRTRISFSVAIHELGGHYMVFSSNELQLGRGETIEDTAHVMSRYIHGLIVRTDRHEKLERMAKLNILPIINALSDLFHPCQGLADYMTMQELGFDVSKIKIAFIGEPNNVFNSLVLGSIHTNTQIAIATPSGFSLIPEVKNIITKHNKNIEIKNDPKEVVKDANVIYTDVWVSMGQEKEAETRKIIFRPYSVNSELLRYAPKDVIVMHCLPAHRGEEITNEIMDKFYHIIMNQAENRLHVQKALLEWIFGII from the coding sequence ATGAGGCATTTATTGAACCTAATGGATTTAGATAGAGACTCTTTTTTTAAGATTTTGCACAGAGGGATAGAACACAAAAAAAATCGCTTTTTGAACCCTCATGCATTGAAAGGTAAATCCATTGGGCTTTTGTTCGAAAAAGTATCTACGAGGACGAGAATTTCGTTCAGTGTAGCAATCCACGAGTTGGGGGGGCACTACATGGTGTTTTCTTCAAATGAATTACAATTGGGACGAGGAGAAACGATCGAAGACACAGCTCATGTTATGAGTCGCTATATTCACGGACTCATCGTTAGAACCGATAGACATGAAAAATTAGAAAGAATGGCGAAATTAAATATCCTACCAATCATCAATGCTCTTTCGGATTTGTTTCATCCATGCCAGGGCTTAGCAGATTATATGACCATGCAGGAGCTGGGGTTTGATGTATCAAAAATCAAAATTGCTTTCATTGGTGAACCCAATAATGTTTTTAATTCTCTTGTTTTGGGAAGTATCCATACGAATACACAGATAGCGATTGCGACCCCCTCAGGTTTTTCACTAATACCAGAAGTGAAAAATATCATAACTAAACACAACAAAAACATAGAAATCAAAAATGATCCAAAAGAAGTGGTTAAAGATGCAAACGTGATTTACACCGATGTCTGGGTATCGATGGGACAAGAAAAAGAAGCCGAAACTCGTAAAATCATCTTTCGCCCATATTCAGTGAATTCAGAGCTCTTGAGATACGCCCCAAAGGACGTGATTGTGATGCATTGCTTACCTGCTCACCGAGGAGAAGAAATTACGAATGAAATAATGGATAAATTTTACCATATAATCATGAATCAAGCCGAAAACCGCCTCCATGTCCAAAAGGCTCTACTGGAGTGGATTTTTGGAATTATATAG
- a CDS encoding GNAT family N-acetyltransferase, with amino-acid sequence MSNLVTKERELIVRLVENQYELEQTLALRYEIFNEELGEGLPESKETKKDRDEYDYFCDHLVVIDKANNNKIVGTYRILRSSIAKQNIGFYSETEFDLTKIYELKDEAAEIGRSCVHKDYRDGSVISLLWSGLAWYVKEYNIRYLMGMGSFHTHDPIEISKAYAYFKAKNHFVEEELRVPILKGRELKGFDPNYQLGDLREGMRAVPPLILGYLRAGAMIGGGPAYDEVFRTTDFFIFFDVKRITERYGQRYLK; translated from the coding sequence ATGTCTAACTTAGTTACTAAAGAGAGAGAACTCATTGTTAGGTTAGTAGAAAACCAATATGAATTAGAGCAAACTCTTGCTCTTCGATATGAAATTTTCAATGAAGAGTTAGGGGAAGGTTTGCCTGAATCAAAAGAAACGAAAAAAGATCGAGATGAATATGATTACTTTTGCGATCACCTGGTTGTGATTGATAAAGCAAACAATAACAAAATCGTAGGAACCTATCGAATTTTAAGAAGCTCAATCGCAAAACAAAATATTGGCTTCTATTCCGAAACAGAATTTGATTTGACTAAAATTTACGAACTCAAAGACGAAGCAGCAGAAATCGGAAGAAGTTGTGTTCATAAAGATTATCGAGATGGGAGCGTGATTTCCCTTCTATGGTCTGGATTGGCTTGGTATGTGAAAGAATATAACATTCGCTATTTAATGGGTATGGGTTCATTTCATACACATGATCCAATAGAAATTTCCAAAGCTTATGCTTATTTTAAAGCGAAAAATCATTTTGTAGAGGAAGAATTAAGAGTCCCTATTTTAAAAGGAAGAGAACTCAAAGGATTTGATCCCAACTATCAACTTGGTGATCTTAGAGAAGGAATGCGTGCAGTTCCACCTTTGATATTAGGATACCTAAGAGCTGGTGCTATGATTGGCGGTGGTCCAGCTTATGATGAAGTATTTCGAACCACTGACTTTTTTATTTTCTTTGATGTAAAGAGAATAACAGAGCGATATGGGCAAAGATACCTTAAATAA
- a CDS encoding NAD-dependent protein deacylase produces the protein MNDFDYLKAIEIMKKSQSVLVITGAGISADSGLPTYRGVGGLYEDQLTDEGIEIEEALSIHMFHQNPSLVWKYLKQIISAVEDKTYNISHKVLAEWEKEKPHFWILTQNVDGFHKQAGSKNVLEIHGNLKNLVCLNCGFRKDIESYKTISIPPYCERCGSVLKPDVVLFGEYLPWEKVFLYETILSYQYDLILIIGTSGVFPYIYEPVFAAFRKGIFTIEINPNKTIFSDNVKLFFPERASVVLEKLWELYKNQA, from the coding sequence ATGAATGATTTCGATTATTTAAAAGCAATTGAAATCATGAAAAAATCTCAGTCAGTCTTGGTGATCACGGGAGCTGGGATTTCTGCTGATTCTGGACTTCCTACGTATAGGGGGGTGGGGGGACTTTACGAGGATCAACTCACGGATGAAGGTATTGAAATTGAAGAAGCTCTAAGTATCCATATGTTTCATCAAAATCCAAGTTTAGTATGGAAATACCTCAAACAAATCATATCTGCGGTTGAAGATAAAACCTACAACATTAGCCACAAGGTTTTAGCAGAGTGGGAAAAAGAAAAACCTCATTTCTGGATATTAACCCAAAATGTCGATGGTTTCCATAAACAAGCGGGTTCCAAGAATGTATTAGAAATTCACGGAAATTTGAAGAACTTGGTTTGCTTGAATTGTGGTTTCAGAAAAGATATAGAAAGTTATAAAACCATATCCATTCCTCCTTATTGTGAACGGTGTGGTAGTGTTTTAAAGCCTGATGTGGTTCTTTTTGGGGAATACCTGCCTTGGGAAAAGGTTTTTCTTTATGAAACAATATTGTCATATCAGTATGATCTTATTTTGATTATTGGGACTTCGGGGGTATTCCCATATATTTATGAACCCGTATTTGCTGCTTTTCGAAAAGGTATCTTTACTATAGAAATCAATCCAAACAAGACTATTTTCAGTGATAATGTAAAATTGTTCTTCCCTGAAAGGGCTTCAGTGGTTTTAGAAAAACTTTGGGAGTTATACAAAAATCAAGCATAG
- a CDS encoding fatty acid desaturase: MGKDTLNNKFFYINHLLILVYIIGLNFVYFISPIFLKHTEIFLWIPLLGIFSNPHWVLIHEAIHGVLFKNKSLNDFWGRVLSIYFGSPFRILQGGHLLHHAYNRTKAEVTDIYNPKETSKAVAIIRYYYWLLGGLYITELLVNFIALLPKSVFEKLKIYMKNRSIHKYNYASFILLNWKETKMDGIINILFYSIIFYLYGEFWYVFVGFLLVRGFMISMMDNVFHYGTEPNQISFGYNLKTLRLLEIYLLNANYHGFHHLKPKIPWYLLKTEWLKTNSNYHGNFAKQYFSQLKGPIPTPNL; the protein is encoded by the coding sequence ATGGGCAAAGATACCTTAAATAACAAATTTTTTTACATAAACCATTTGCTCATTTTAGTTTATATTATTGGTTTGAACTTTGTTTACTTCATCAGCCCCATTTTTCTAAAACATACAGAAATTTTTCTTTGGATACCCTTATTAGGGATTTTTTCTAATCCCCACTGGGTTCTTATTCATGAAGCCATTCACGGAGTTCTTTTTAAGAATAAATCATTGAACGATTTCTGGGGTAGAGTATTAAGTATCTATTTCGGTAGTCCGTTTCGTATCTTACAAGGCGGGCATTTGTTACATCATGCATACAATCGAACGAAAGCTGAAGTAACAGATATCTACAATCCCAAGGAAACATCAAAAGCAGTAGCGATCATAAGATACTATTACTGGCTTTTAGGTGGACTATATATTACTGAACTGTTAGTTAACTTTATTGCGCTTCTTCCTAAATCTGTGTTCGAGAAACTAAAAATCTACATGAAAAACCGTTCCATCCACAAATACAACTATGCATCATTCATATTGTTGAACTGGAAAGAAACTAAAATGGATGGCATAATCAACATTCTTTTCTATAGTATCATTTTTTATCTCTATGGTGAATTTTGGTATGTTTTTGTTGGTTTTCTTCTTGTTCGAGGCTTTATGATTTCAATGATGGATAATGTTTTTCACTATGGAACAGAACCCAATCAAATTTCATTCGGCTACAATTTGAAGACTTTACGTTTGCTAGAAATCTATCTTTTGAATGCAAACTATCATGGTTTTCATCATTTGAAGCCAAAAATCCCTTGGTATCTTTTGAAAACGGAATGGCTAAAAACAAATTCTAATTATCATGGAAATTTTGCGAAACAATACTTTTCTCAATTAAAAGGACCAATCCCTACACCAAATTTATGA
- a CDS encoding 2-dehydropantoate 2-reductase, whose product MKDLQHVAVIGAGAVGSFYGAKLAKKGYSVEFQSKYLENTKTLYVKSIWGDFTIPIRAYASTKDMKPADLIIISTKVLPTETIAELVTPIIKDKSRILFLQNGINQEEKFDDFIKKNKYFRKKQPIILGGLAFTCINRISQNEVHHLDYGKIKIGSLKKEDQKYAKEITEIFLSSGIETEFTSDLRKSRWEKLLWNIAFNTLSVMGNSATTELIVNSQHGEKLSTFLMNEIIKIAEYEKKSPGKKMVKEMIERTKKMNPYKTSMLIDYELQRPMEIEAIVGEPLQLAKKYKILVPYLTFTYHLLKFLDEQNRKNNV is encoded by the coding sequence ATGAAGGACTTACAACACGTTGCTGTCATTGGAGCAGGTGCTGTTGGTAGCTTTTACGGAGCAAAACTCGCAAAAAAGGGCTACTCCGTTGAGTTTCAGTCAAAGTATTTAGAAAACACAAAGACCCTATACGTAAAAAGCATCTGGGGTGATTTTACCATCCCTATTCGAGCTTATGCTTCAACGAAAGACATGAAACCAGCCGATCTCATCATCATTTCTACAAAAGTGCTTCCTACTGAAACAATTGCTGAGTTAGTAACTCCCATCATAAAAGACAAATCAAGAATTTTATTTCTACAAAATGGAATCAATCAAGAAGAAAAGTTTGATGATTTTATAAAAAAAAACAAATACTTTCGAAAAAAACAACCCATAATTTTGGGTGGTTTGGCTTTTACGTGCATAAACAGAATTTCGCAAAATGAAGTTCACCACTTAGATTACGGGAAAATCAAGATTGGTTCTCTAAAAAAAGAAGATCAAAAGTATGCAAAAGAAATAACTGAGATTTTTCTTTCTTCTGGGATTGAAACAGAATTCACATCTGATTTACGAAAATCCCGTTGGGAAAAGCTCTTATGGAATATTGCCTTCAATACTCTCTCTGTTATGGGAAACTCAGCAACGACCGAGCTAATCGTGAATTCACAACATGGGGAAAAATTATCAACCTTTTTGATGAACGAAATCATAAAGATCGCCGAATACGAAAAAAAATCACCTGGCAAAAAAATGGTCAAAGAAATGATAGAAAGAACCAAAAAAATGAATCCTTACAAAACATCCATGCTAATTGATTACGAACTTCAACGTCCTATGGAAATTGAAGCAATCGTTGGTGAACCCTTGCAACTTGCAAAGAAATACAAAATCTTAGTTCCTTATTTAACTTTTACTTATCACTTACTGAAATTTCTTGATGAACAAAACCGAAAAAATAATGTCTAA